Proteins encoded in a region of the Streptomyces violaceoruber genome:
- a CDS encoding response regulator transcription factor translates to MASVLVVEDDQFVRSALIRQLTDASHTVRSVGTALEALREVAHFRFDVVILDLGLPDLDGSEALKMLRGITDVPVIVATARDDEAEVVRLLNAGADDYLTKPFSVEHLSARMAAVLRRARGGPAEAAPPTVLRVGGLTVDPLRRQAELDGTALDLTRREFDLLAFLAGRPGVVVPRKELLAEVWQQSYGDDQTIDVHLSWLRRKLGETAARPRYLHTLRGVGVKLEPPRLEPPR, encoded by the coding sequence ATGGCAAGTGTGCTCGTGGTCGAGGACGACCAGTTCGTACGCTCGGCGCTCATCCGGCAGCTGACCGACGCCTCGCACACCGTGCGCAGCGTGGGCACGGCGCTGGAGGCGCTGCGCGAGGTCGCCCATTTCCGGTTCGACGTGGTGATCCTGGACCTCGGACTGCCCGACCTGGACGGCTCCGAGGCACTCAAGATGCTGCGCGGCATCACCGACGTCCCGGTGATCGTCGCCACCGCCCGGGACGACGAGGCGGAGGTCGTACGGCTGTTGAACGCGGGCGCGGACGACTACCTCACCAAGCCGTTCTCCGTCGAGCACCTGTCCGCCCGGATGGCGGCCGTACTGCGCCGCGCGCGCGGCGGCCCCGCGGAGGCGGCGCCGCCGACCGTCCTGCGGGTCGGCGGCCTCACCGTGGACCCGCTGCGCCGCCAGGCCGAACTGGACGGAACGGCACTGGACCTGACCCGCCGCGAGTTCGACCTGCTCGCCTTCCTGGCCGGCCGGCCCGGGGTGGTCGTGCCCCGCAAGGAACTGCTCGCCGAGGTCTGGCAGCAGTCCTACGGCGACGACCAGACCATCGACGTCCACCTGTCCTGGCTGCGCCGCAAACTGGGCGAGACCGCGGCCCGGCCGCGCTATCTGCACACCCTGCGCGGCGTCGGCGTGAAGCTGGAGCCACCGCGACTGGAGCCACCACGATGA